In Perognathus longimembris pacificus isolate PPM17 chromosome 23, ASM2315922v1, whole genome shotgun sequence, a single genomic region encodes these proteins:
- the Zg16 gene encoding zymogen granule membrane protein 16: MLTIALLALLCASASANAIQARSSSYNGEYGGGGGQRFSHSGNQLDGPITAIRVRVNRYYIVGLQVRYGKVWSDYVGGKQGDLEEIFLYPGESVVQVSGKYKNYLRKLVFVTDKHRYLPFGKDTGTSFNAAPLYPNTVLRFISGRAGSVIDAIGLHWDYYPSECSSC, from the exons ATGTTGACCATTGCTCTCCTAGCCCTTCTTTGTGCCTCAGCCTCTGCCAATGCCA TTCAGGCCAGATCCTCCTCCTATAATGGGGAGTACGGAGGTGGTGGAGGACAGCGCTTCTCCCATTCTGGGAACCAGTTGGATGGCCCTATCACTGCCATTCGTGTCCGTGTCAACAGATACTACATTGTAGG GCTCCAGGTGCGCTATGGCAAGGTGTGGAGTGACTACGTTGGTGGGAAGCAGGGAGATCTTGAGGAGATCTTCTTGTACCCCGGAGAATCAGTGGTCCAGGTATCTGGCAAGTACAAGAATTACCTGAGGAAGCTGGTCTTTGTGACCGACAAGCACCGCTACCTACCTTTTGGGAAAGACACAGGCACGAGTTTCAATGCTGCTCCCTTGTACCCAAACACCGTCCTCCGATTCATCAGTGGCCGAGCTGGTTCTGTCATCGATGCCATTGGCCTGCACTGGGACTACTACCCTAGTGAGTGCAGCAGCTGctaa
- the C23H16orf54 gene encoding transmembrane protein C16orf54 homolog: protein MPLTPEQPSGYTEGLPTPEAALWPPLPCGPCIPIMLALASLAAFFIVTTAVLAERLFRRSLRRDPCQRAPTLVWRPGGELWIEPTSTARERSEDWYGSAVPLLTDRGLEPLALGGTLEAGAAAPLHPSAPHPAPSSLAPQAPPAVTACRSTFGGSQLCGETAPTTGVVSWTGPDLRPDPRGPCEPPQAWRQRPGSPEPDWGLQPRVTLEQISAFWNREGRTSVGF from the coding sequence ATGCCTTTGACTCCTGAGCAGCCCTCGGGGTACACGGAAGGCCTCCCCACTCCTGAGGCAGCCCTGTGGCCCCCGCTCCCCTGCGGGCCCTGCATCCCCATCATGCTGGCCCTGGCCTCCCTGGCCGCCTTCTTCATCGTGACCACGGCCGTGCTGGCCGAGCGCCTGTTCCGCCGCTCGCTGCGCCGGGACCCCTGCCAGCGCGCGCCCACCCTGGTGTGGCGCCCCGGAGGAGAGCTGTGGATCGAACCCACGAGCACCGCCCGAGAGCGCTCCGAGGACTGGTACGGCTCCGCTGTGCCTCTGCTGACCGACAGGGGCCTGGAGCCTCTTGCCCTGGGGGGCACCCTGGAGGCCGGAGCCGCTGCCCCTTTACACCCCTCAGCCCCACACCCTGCTCCCAGCTCCTTGGCGCCCCAGGCGCCGCCTGCAGTGACCGCCTGCAGAAGCACCTTCGGGGGATCCCAGCTCTGCGGGGAAACCGCCCCCACCACAGGCGTGGTGAGCTGGACCGGGCCTGACCTGAGACCAGATCCCCGCGGGCCTTGTGAGCCCCCCCAGGCCTGGAGGCAGCGGCCCGGCAGCCCTGAGCCCGACTGGGGTCTCCAGCCTCGGGTCACCCTGGAGCAGATCTCGGCGTTCTGGAATCGCGAAGGCCGGACCAGCGTGGGGTTCTGA